In one window of Mesorhizobium sp. B2-1-1 DNA:
- a CDS encoding ABC transporter permease subunit yields MNSSWSRFNITSIVLGFAFLYLPIVLLIVFSFNESKLVTVWGGFSTKWYVSLFHNQGLMDATWVTARVGVISATAATVLGTLAALTLTRYTRFRGRVLFSGMVFAPLVMPEVITGLSLLLLFVAVGLDRGFLTVTLAHTTLTMCFVAVVVQSRLVSFDRSLEEAAMDLGAPPVKTFFQITLPVILPAIVSGWMLAFTLSLDDLVIASFTSGPGATTLPMKIYSQVRLGVTPEINAACTILIAVVAVGVIVASLANKRREVQRQRDEQAAQRG; encoded by the coding sequence ATGAACAGCAGCTGGAGCCGCTTCAACATCACCTCGATCGTGCTCGGTTTCGCCTTCCTCTATCTGCCGATCGTGCTGCTCATCGTGTTCTCCTTCAACGAATCCAAGCTGGTCACCGTCTGGGGCGGCTTTTCGACCAAATGGTACGTGTCGCTGTTCCACAATCAGGGCCTCATGGACGCCACCTGGGTGACGGCGCGCGTCGGCGTCATTTCGGCCACGGCGGCGACCGTGCTCGGCACGTTGGCGGCGCTGACGCTGACACGCTACACGCGTTTCCGGGGCAGGGTGCTGTTCTCCGGCATGGTGTTCGCGCCTTTGGTCATGCCCGAAGTCATCACCGGCCTGTCGCTGTTGCTGCTCTTCGTCGCTGTCGGCCTCGACCGGGGCTTCCTCACCGTCACACTCGCCCATACCACCTTGACGATGTGCTTCGTCGCCGTCGTCGTGCAGTCGCGCCTTGTGTCCTTCGACCGCTCGCTGGAGGAGGCGGCGATGGATCTCGGCGCGCCGCCGGTCAAGACATTCTTCCAGATCACGCTGCCCGTCATCCTGCCCGCGATCGTGTCGGGGTGGATGCTTGCCTTCACGCTCTCGCTCGACGACCTGGTCATCGCCAGCTTCACCTCGGGGCCGGGTGCGACCACGCTGCCGATGAAGATCTACAGCCAGGTTCGTCTGGGCGTGACGCCGGAGATCAACGCCGCCTGCACCATTCTGATCGCGGTCGTCGCGGTCGGCGTCATCGTCGCTTCGCTTGCCAATAAGCGTCGCGAGGTCCAGCGCCAGCGCGACGAGCAGGCCGCGCAACGCGGCTGA
- a CDS encoding histidine kinase dimerization/phospho-acceptor domain-containing protein: MPSEYSFLDVAVLDAVRQRFAAGDAIAILSANLEQVIWANGPGAAVFGYPDIESIIGAEARLPLIARRQIMATSGFPDIGSDRSITVRLATGMTSRAIGFLASAVTLPDGENAIMLAVRAAQTGSRSAAEIAGRAISGFTEDGHFIAFIDASGNVEAASESFSQLGIEPATLAALVADVANEGDRIVKRLVPGGGTSYPAGLARLTPERHLLVVIDENRLDDGAPGQGTPAAERSEERDRSQAVAKDISEPAARIAAEAAVQEPEAAEPGQPAASGTPAQHDHWYFNAGEDGRHARGPAAPDAEAAPSPAAAEGPAEDAKHDAQAPVVPAAPAARTVDRTAAPLRFVWRTDAEGRFSALSPEFADVVGKPAADVIGRRFRDVAAAFGLDASGEIAGLLERRDTWSGRSVLWPVVGTDLKIPVDLAALPVYGRSRAFEGFRGFGVARAGDAVIDPEAIGMALVSNSEAPQAPEPVEPAPEEPKAEELKPSDPFRGEVPALTIVPKPERRFADKVIRLAEHRQPANDKGLSTLERSAFREIGERLKKESSPDEPEAERPGPDDAGQPEAATPAGPSEKPADARKNLAPKGEAAPAEPSETDVDAEDAEDLARLDGERPDKTADEEPADTVAGVTGSLLDYAERSEEPAPIADNNDETPASEPAAAQTERESEEPVAAAGEPTVAGANDDIADDESMTSADFRDAEDSEDWVEDEEASASDEQAATAEGAAGTSDAVEAPVERPRLKVPPLKLEGYVPSAFAVGDESKAPDTSLLSKLPVPLLIHSGDELHYANEEFLVLTGYETLDELADAGGLGTLFADPYGHDGVTEGADRALRLKTHGGQEFPIEAILRSVPWRDGKALMLVVRRSGEDEAPAALYAAGDEQTQPDISELKARIAEMRTIIDTATDGVVLIGRDGAIRSISRPAEALFGFDSDDVTGKPFASLFAIESQRAARDYLDGLSEPGVASVLNDGREVIGREAQGRFIPLFMTIGRLPNDSGFCAVVRDITQWKRAEEDLTQARAVAERASSQKTDFLARISHEIRTPLNAIIGFSELMVDEKFGPVANDRYRDYLRDINRSGNHVLDLVNDLLDISKIEAGQQEMAYEAVSLNDTLAETVAMMQPQANRERVIIRSSFASRLPEVVADLRSVRQIALNILSNAIRYTQAGGQVIVSTAYETSGDVVMRVRDTGIGMSQAEIEQALKPFKQINALKRGRGDGTGLGLPLTKAMVEANRARFIITSTPGEGTLVEIAFPSTRVLAE; the protein is encoded by the coding sequence ATGCCGTCCGAATATTCCTTTCTTGACGTCGCCGTGCTCGACGCGGTCCGCCAGCGCTTCGCCGCCGGCGACGCGATCGCGATCCTGTCGGCGAATCTGGAGCAAGTGATCTGGGCCAATGGACCGGGTGCCGCAGTGTTCGGCTATCCCGACATCGAAAGCATCATCGGCGCCGAGGCACGGCTGCCGCTGATCGCCCGCCGCCAGATCATGGCAACTAGTGGATTTCCCGACATCGGCAGCGACCGAAGCATCACGGTCAGGCTGGCGACCGGCATGACCAGCCGCGCCATCGGCTTCCTTGCAAGCGCTGTGACGCTGCCCGACGGCGAGAACGCCATCATGCTGGCGGTGCGGGCGGCCCAGACCGGCTCGCGCAGTGCGGCCGAAATCGCCGGCAGGGCCATCAGCGGCTTCACGGAAGATGGTCATTTCATCGCCTTCATCGACGCCAGCGGCAATGTCGAAGCGGCATCGGAGAGCTTTTCGCAGCTCGGCATCGAGCCCGCGACGCTGGCCGCGCTGGTGGCCGACGTCGCGAATGAGGGCGACCGCATCGTCAAGCGGCTGGTTCCGGGCGGCGGCACATCCTATCCGGCGGGTCTCGCCCGGCTGACGCCTGAGCGGCATTTGCTGGTGGTGATCGACGAGAACAGGCTGGACGACGGTGCGCCTGGGCAGGGAACTCCAGCGGCCGAGCGTTCCGAAGAACGTGACCGCTCACAGGCCGTCGCCAAGGATATTTCGGAACCGGCAGCGCGAATCGCTGCCGAAGCGGCCGTGCAGGAGCCGGAGGCGGCAGAACCCGGACAACCGGCGGCAAGCGGCACGCCGGCACAGCACGACCATTGGTATTTCAATGCCGGCGAGGACGGGAGGCATGCGCGCGGCCCAGCCGCGCCGGACGCCGAAGCTGCACCTTCGCCGGCTGCCGCCGAAGGTCCAGCCGAGGACGCGAAGCACGATGCCCAGGCTCCAGTTGTTCCGGCAGCCCCGGCCGCCAGGACCGTGGACCGCACGGCGGCGCCGCTGCGTTTCGTCTGGCGAACCGACGCCGAGGGCAGGTTCAGCGCGCTGTCGCCGGAATTCGCCGACGTCGTCGGCAAACCGGCCGCGGACGTCATCGGCAGGCGCTTCAGGGACGTCGCGGCGGCCTTCGGGCTGGATGCGTCCGGCGAGATCGCCGGTCTCCTGGAGCGGCGCGACACCTGGTCCGGCCGTTCCGTGTTGTGGCCGGTCGTCGGCACGGACCTGAAGATCCCGGTCGACCTGGCGGCCCTGCCGGTCTATGGCCGCAGCCGTGCCTTCGAGGGCTTCCGCGGTTTCGGCGTCGCCCGCGCCGGCGACGCCGTCATCGATCCGGAAGCGATCGGCATGGCGCTGGTGTCCAACAGCGAGGCCCCCCAGGCGCCGGAACCGGTCGAACCCGCACCCGAGGAGCCGAAGGCCGAGGAGTTGAAGCCATCGGACCCGTTCCGGGGCGAGGTGCCGGCGCTGACCATCGTGCCGAAGCCTGAACGCCGCTTTGCCGACAAGGTGATCCGTCTGGCCGAACATCGCCAGCCGGCTAACGACAAGGGTCTGTCGACCCTGGAACGCAGCGCCTTCCGCGAAATCGGCGAGCGGCTGAAGAAGGAAAGCAGCCCGGACGAGCCGGAGGCTGAAAGACCGGGTCCGGACGATGCCGGGCAACCGGAGGCGGCAACGCCGGCGGGGCCGTCCGAGAAACCAGCGGACGCCCGCAAAAACCTTGCGCCAAAGGGCGAAGCCGCACCGGCTGAGCCGTCCGAAACCGATGTCGATGCCGAGGATGCAGAGGATCTCGCCCGGCTTGATGGCGAACGGCCGGACAAAACGGCTGATGAGGAGCCCGCCGACACGGTGGCCGGAGTGACGGGTTCGCTGCTCGACTATGCCGAGCGGAGCGAGGAACCAGCGCCGATCGCCGACAACAATGACGAGACCCCGGCTTCCGAACCGGCGGCGGCGCAGACGGAACGGGAGAGCGAAGAGCCCGTCGCGGCGGCAGGCGAACCGACCGTCGCCGGCGCCAACGATGACATTGCCGACGACGAGAGCATGACATCGGCCGATTTTCGCGATGCCGAGGACAGTGAGGACTGGGTCGAGGACGAGGAAGCGTCCGCATCCGATGAGCAGGCCGCAACCGCCGAGGGGGCCGCCGGCACCAGCGACGCGGTGGAGGCTCCGGTCGAGCGGCCACGCCTCAAAGTGCCTCCGCTCAAGCTCGAAGGGTACGTGCCGTCGGCCTTTGCGGTCGGGGACGAGAGCAAGGCTCCCGACACCTCGCTCCTGAGCAAGCTGCCCGTGCCGCTGCTCATCCATTCCGGGGATGAACTTCATTACGCCAACGAGGAATTTCTCGTCCTGACAGGCTATGAAACGCTCGATGAACTGGCGGACGCCGGCGGGCTGGGCACGCTGTTTGCCGATCCCTATGGCCATGACGGCGTCACCGAGGGCGCCGACCGGGCGTTGCGGCTGAAGACGCATGGCGGGCAGGAATTTCCAATCGAGGCTATCCTGCGCTCGGTTCCGTGGCGCGACGGCAAGGCGCTGATGCTGGTGGTGCGCCGTTCGGGCGAGGATGAGGCACCGGCGGCACTGTATGCGGCTGGCGACGAGCAGACGCAGCCCGATATTTCCGAGCTCAAGGCGCGCATCGCCGAGATGCGCACCATCATCGATACCGCCACCGACGGCGTCGTGCTGATCGGCCGTGACGGCGCGATTCGTTCCATAAGCCGTCCAGCCGAGGCGCTGTTCGGCTTCGACAGCGACGACGTGACCGGCAAGCCGTTCGCCTCGCTGTTTGCTATCGAAAGCCAGCGCGCGGCGCGCGATTATCTCGACGGCCTGTCCGAGCCCGGCGTGGCGAGCGTCCTGAACGACGGCCGCGAAGTCATCGGCCGCGAGGCGCAGGGCCGCTTCATTCCCCTGTTCATGACCATCGGCCGGCTGCCCAACGACAGCGGCTTTTGTGCGGTGGTGCGCGACATCACGCAGTGGAAGAGGGCCGAAGAGGACCTGACCCAGGCGCGTGCGGTGGCCGAGCGCGCCTCCTCGCAGAAGACGGATTTCCTCGCCCGCATCAGCCACGAGATCCGTACGCCGCTCAATGCCATCATCGGCTTTTCCGAACTGATGGTGGACGAGAAATTCGGGCCAGTGGCCAATGACCGCTACCGCGATTACCTGCGCGATATCAACCGATCGGGCAATCATGTGCTCGATCTCGTCAACGACCTTCTCGACATCTCAAAGATCGAGGCGGGCCAGCAGGAAATGGCTTATGAAGCGGTGTCGCTCAACGACACGCTGGCCGAGACTGTGGCAATGATGCAGCCGCAGGCCAACCGCGAGCGCGTCATCATCCGCTCCAGCTTCGCGTCGCGACTGCCGGAAGTGGTGGCGGACCTGCGCAGCGTGCGCCAGATTGCCCTCAACATCCTGTCGAACGCCATCCGTTATACCCAGGCCGGCGGCCAGGTGATCGTCTCGACCGCCTATGAGACCTCGGGCGATGTCGTCATGCGCGTGCGCGACACCGGCATCGGTATGAGCCAAGCCGAGATCGAGCAGGCGTTGAAGCCGTTCAAACAGATCAATGCATTGAAACGGGGGCGCGGCGACGGCACCGGTCTCGGCCTGCCGTTGACCAAGGCGATGGTTGAAGCGAACCGCGCCCGTTTTATCATCACCTCGACGCCCGGCGAAGGAACCCTGGTCGAGATCGCGTTCCCGTCGACGCGCGTGCTTGCGGAATAG
- a CDS encoding ABC transporter permease subunit, protein MSDIAATDAALPAAAKPLLARLGAGFVNRLVIFIPYLWLLFFFLVPFIIVFKISLSQTAIAMPPYTPVLDFSDGVSGFFAGFRDLNFDNYAWLTQDALYFNAYVTSLIIAAISTVLTLIVGYPIAYGMARAPATIRPTLLMLVILPFWTSFLIRVYAWIGILKPEGLLNQLLLSLHLINQPLVILNTYTAIFIGIVYSYLPFMVLPLYSSLEKMDYSLIEAAKDLGCPPTSAFWKITFPLSLPGVIAGCLLVFIPAVGEFVIPDLLGGSQTLMIGKTLWNEFFANRDWPVSSAVAVILLLLLTVPIMIFQQAQAKAQEQDK, encoded by the coding sequence ATGTCCGACATCGCCGCCACCGACGCCGCCCTACCGGCCGCGGCAAAACCGTTGCTGGCGCGGCTGGGCGCCGGCTTCGTCAACCGTCTCGTCATCTTCATTCCCTATCTCTGGCTGCTGTTCTTCTTCCTCGTCCCCTTCATCATCGTCTTCAAGATCTCGTTGTCGCAGACGGCGATCGCCATGCCGCCCTATACGCCGGTGCTTGATTTCAGCGATGGCGTCTCCGGCTTCTTCGCGGGCTTTCGCGATCTCAACTTCGACAACTATGCCTGGCTGACGCAGGACGCGCTCTACTTCAACGCCTATGTCACCAGCCTGATCATCGCGGCGATCTCGACCGTGCTGACGCTGATCGTCGGCTATCCCATAGCCTACGGCATGGCCCGCGCGCCGGCGACGATCCGCCCGACCTTGCTGATGCTGGTCATCCTGCCGTTCTGGACCTCGTTCCTGATCCGGGTCTATGCCTGGATCGGCATCCTGAAGCCCGAGGGGCTGCTCAATCAGTTGCTTCTGTCGCTGCATCTGATCAACCAGCCGCTGGTCATCCTCAACACCTATACGGCGATTTTCATCGGCATCGTCTACTCCTACCTGCCGTTCATGGTGCTGCCGCTCTATTCGTCGCTGGAAAAAATGGATTATTCGCTGATCGAGGCGGCCAAGGACCTTGGTTGTCCGCCGACCAGTGCATTCTGGAAGATCACGTTCCCGCTGTCATTGCCCGGCGTCATCGCCGGCTGCCTGCTGGTGTTCATTCCGGCGGTCGGCGAATTCGTTATTCCCGATCTGCTTGGCGGTTCGCAGACGCTGATGATCGGCAAGACGTTGTGGAACGAGTTCTTCGCCAATCGCGACTGGCCGGTCTCTTCAGCCGTTGCGGTCATCCTGCTGCTGTTGCTGACGGTCCCGATCATGATCTTCCAGCAGGCCCAGGCGAAGGCGCAGGAGCAGGACAAATGA
- a CDS encoding acetoacetate--CoA ligase codes for MAAEVPLWTPTQDQIDAAPLTAFMKAAAAKSGISVTSYADLHRWSVADREAFWSLVWDFCGIVGDKGSAESERVLVDGEKMPGAAFFPDAMVNFAENLLKKTGAGEAIVFRGEDKVERRLSWNELHALTSRFQQLFLSLKVKKGDRIAAMMPNMPETVAAMLATASIGAVWSSCSPDFGEQGVLDRFGQIEPVVFIVPDGYWYNGKAIEVADKIAAVAAKLGTVRKVVVVDYLGTSADVADTIEKAVAMEEALSPFAVRQVTFERLPFAHPLYILFSSGTTGIPKCIVHSAGGTLIQHLKEHRLHAGLLDGDRFFYFTTCGWMMWNWLVSGLASGATLLLYDGSPFYPNGNALFDFADAEKMTFFGTSAKFIDSVRKAGLKPIQSHDLSTVRAISSTGSPLSPEDFRFVYDGIKKNVHLASVSGGTDIVSCFVLGVPTEPVWTGEIQGPGLGLAVDVWDDDGKPVRQEKGELVCTKAFPAMPIGFWNDPEGKKYRAAYFERFDNVWCHGDFAEWTAHGGMIIHGRSDATLNPGGVRIGTAEIYNQVEQMPEILEALCIGQDFDNDVRVVLFVRLAAGVQLDEDLEKRIRAKIRAGASPRHVPARIIAVSDIPRTKSGKITELAVRDVVHGRAIKNKEALANPEALELFRNLPQLAE; via the coding sequence ATGGCTGCCGAAGTACCACTCTGGACCCCGACGCAGGACCAGATTGACGCTGCGCCGCTGACCGCCTTCATGAAGGCCGCCGCTGCAAAAAGCGGCATATCCGTGACTTCCTATGCCGACCTTCACCGTTGGTCGGTGGCGGACCGCGAAGCGTTCTGGAGCCTGGTCTGGGATTTTTGCGGCATCGTCGGCGACAAGGGCAGCGCCGAAAGCGAGCGTGTGCTCGTCGATGGCGAGAAGATGCCGGGAGCGGCCTTCTTTCCCGACGCGATGGTGAATTTCGCCGAGAACCTCCTGAAGAAGACCGGAGCAGGAGAGGCGATCGTGTTTCGCGGCGAGGACAAGGTCGAGCGCCGGCTGTCCTGGAACGAACTGCATGCGCTCACCTCGCGCTTCCAGCAACTCTTCTTGTCGCTCAAGGTCAAGAAGGGCGATCGTATCGCTGCGATGATGCCCAACATGCCGGAAACAGTCGCCGCGATGCTCGCGACCGCCTCTATCGGCGCGGTGTGGTCGTCCTGCTCACCGGATTTCGGCGAGCAGGGCGTTCTCGACCGGTTCGGGCAGATCGAACCCGTCGTCTTCATCGTCCCCGATGGTTACTGGTACAACGGCAAGGCGATCGAGGTCGCCGACAAGATCGCCGCGGTGGCCGCAAAGCTGGGCACTGTCCGCAAGGTGGTGGTCGTTGACTATCTCGGCACCTCGGCCGATGTCGCTGATACGATCGAAAAGGCCGTGGCGATGGAAGAGGCGCTGTCGCCCTTCGCGGTCAGGCAGGTCACCTTCGAGCGGCTGCCGTTCGCGCATCCGCTCTACATCCTGTTCTCGTCCGGAACGACCGGTATTCCCAAATGCATCGTCCATTCGGCCGGCGGAACGCTGATCCAGCACCTCAAGGAACATCGCCTGCACGCAGGCCTGCTCGACGGCGACCGCTTCTTCTACTTCACCACCTGCGGCTGGATGATGTGGAACTGGCTGGTGTCGGGCCTCGCTTCGGGCGCGACGCTGCTGCTCTATGACGGCTCGCCTTTCTACCCCAACGGCAATGCGCTGTTCGATTTCGCCGATGCCGAGAAGATGACCTTCTTCGGCACCTCGGCGAAATTCATCGATTCGGTACGCAAGGCCGGCCTCAAGCCGATCCAAAGCCATGATCTGTCGACCGTGCGCGCCATCTCTTCGACGGGCTCGCCGCTGTCGCCCGAGGATTTCCGCTTCGTCTACGACGGGATCAAGAAGAACGTGCATCTGGCATCGGTCTCCGGCGGTACCGACATCGTTTCCTGCTTCGTCCTCGGCGTCCCGACTGAACCGGTATGGACCGGCGAGATCCAGGGACCAGGCCTCGGCCTTGCTGTCGACGTCTGGGACGACGACGGCAAGCCGGTCAGGCAGGAGAAAGGCGAACTGGTCTGCACCAAGGCGTTCCCGGCAATGCCGATCGGCTTCTGGAACGACCCCGAGGGCAAGAAATACCGGGCTGCCTATTTCGAGCGTTTCGACAATGTCTGGTGCCATGGCGACTTCGCCGAGTGGACCGCTCATGGCGGCATGATCATCCATGGCCGCTCCGACGCGACGCTCAATCCGGGTGGTGTGCGCATCGGCACGGCGGAGATCTACAATCAGGTCGAGCAGATGCCGGAAATCCTGGAGGCGCTCTGTATCGGTCAGGATTTCGACAATGACGTGCGCGTGGTGCTGTTCGTGCGGCTGGCCGCCGGCGTTCAGCTCGACGAGGATCTGGAGAAGCGCATCCGGGCGAAAATCCGCGCCGGCGCCAGCCCGCGCCACGTGCCGGCCAGGATCATCGCCGTGTCAGACATTCCTCGCACCAAATCGGGCAAGATCACCGAGCTTGCGGTGCGCGACGTCGTGCATGGCCGCGCCATCAAGAACAAGGAGGCGCTCGCCAATCCCGAGGCGCTCGAGCTGTTCAGAAACCTGCCGCAATTGGCCGAGTGA
- a CDS encoding AsmA-like C-terminal region-containing protein yields MPSSLIRRGTWAIGAAVIVIALVVAALPLIASTRIVRDRIAWELSAWSGFRVAIEGSPRIEVWPNFRAILTDVTLSKWTDVDAPPVVEAERVEVDLSAMAALRGDVVFSTARLVRPTIRVQRTASGLFLPTAPTGGRIARAIDVARGVVGADPAKPDLDKLPADTFGTVEFRDGRMVASVNGKDEEVLSSLSGQATWAAMNSNATLSATGIWRGESVAVDAASPKPLVLFAGGMAPLTLSFKAAPATFSFDGTASMSENAYFDGQAKFSAPSLRRVLEWSQADIAPGAAIGSVSISSKVTATAGRVKFENTALSLDNNPGMGALDLSLGDAQPVISGTLAFDTLDLRSFLSAFTPLGPASGAGPSEVDTNFADRVNLDLRLSAAHATAGSIQLADVAATAQVKDGLSVFDISDASAFGGNIQSSLRFDRKPEGSQVEIRLLASDIDGGAFGTAAGMTRLVPVGTGTVSVILKGPGRTWDSIFETADGSVSATFGPGALSKFNLPAFLKHTEQGGFFALDDVSDGTLPIDGAELKATISKGVARLDKAEANSAKYKIWLSGIASYAGRGLALSGGVIQPDQVVTQANGQQGPKQSSFFVGGTWSTPFISPINRGVSGE; encoded by the coding sequence ATGCCATCATCTTTGATCCGACGCGGAACATGGGCGATCGGCGCTGCCGTGATCGTCATCGCGCTGGTGGTCGCCGCCCTGCCGCTGATCGCTTCGACGCGTATCGTGCGCGATCGCATCGCCTGGGAATTGAGTGCCTGGAGCGGTTTCCGGGTTGCCATCGAAGGCTCGCCGCGCATCGAGGTCTGGCCGAACTTCCGGGCGATCCTGACGGATGTGACGCTTTCGAAGTGGACCGACGTCGACGCACCGCCGGTCGTCGAGGCCGAACGGGTCGAGGTCGACCTCTCGGCCATGGCGGCGCTGCGCGGCGACGTGGTGTTTTCCACGGCGCGGCTGGTGCGGCCGACGATCAGGGTCCAGCGCACGGCGAGCGGCCTGTTCCTGCCCACCGCTCCGACCGGCGGCCGCATCGCACGCGCCATCGACGTGGCGCGCGGCGTGGTCGGTGCGGACCCCGCCAAACCCGATCTTGACAAGCTACCGGCCGACACTTTCGGCACGGTGGAGTTCAGGGACGGCCGCATGGTGGCGTCCGTTAACGGCAAGGACGAAGAGGTGCTGAGTAGCCTGAGCGGCCAGGCGACATGGGCGGCGATGAACAGCAATGCGACGCTCTCGGCGACCGGCATCTGGCGCGGCGAAAGCGTCGCCGTTGATGCCGCATCGCCGAAGCCGCTGGTGTTATTTGCCGGCGGCATGGCGCCGCTCACCCTGTCCTTCAAGGCCGCCCCCGCCACCTTCTCTTTCGACGGCACGGCCAGCATGTCCGAAAACGCCTATTTCGACGGCCAGGCCAAGTTTTCAGCGCCCTCGTTGCGGCGTGTGCTCGAATGGTCGCAGGCCGATATCGCGCCGGGCGCCGCGATCGGCTCCGTCAGCATCTCGAGCAAGGTGACCGCGACGGCGGGGCGCGTCAAATTCGAGAACACCGCACTCTCCCTCGACAATAACCCAGGCATGGGTGCGCTGGACCTGTCGCTTGGCGACGCACAGCCGGTGATCTCCGGCACGCTCGCCTTCGACACGCTCGATCTGAGGTCGTTCCTGTCCGCCTTCACGCCGCTCGGGCCGGCAAGCGGGGCAGGTCCGAGCGAAGTCGACACGAATTTCGCCGACCGGGTCAATCTCGACCTCAGGCTGTCGGCGGCGCACGCCACGGCCGGCTCCATCCAGCTTGCCGACGTCGCCGCCACGGCGCAGGTCAAGGATGGCCTGTCCGTTTTCGACATTTCCGATGCCTCGGCCTTTGGCGGCAACATCCAGAGCAGCCTTCGCTTCGACCGCAAGCCCGAGGGCAGCCAGGTCGAGATCCGGCTGCTGGCTTCCGATATCGATGGCGGCGCTTTCGGCACGGCGGCCGGGATGACGCGGTTGGTGCCGGTCGGCACCGGGACCGTGTCCGTCATCCTCAAAGGGCCCGGCAGGACCTGGGACTCGATCTTCGAAACCGCCGACGGCTCGGTTTCGGCGACCTTCGGGCCAGGCGCGCTCAGCAAGTTCAACCTGCCGGCCTTTCTCAAGCATACCGAACAGGGCGGCTTCTTCGCACTTGACGACGTCTCGGACGGGACACTGCCGATCGATGGCGCCGAACTGAAGGCCACCATCTCGAAAGGCGTGGCGAGACTGGACAAGGCCGAGGCCAATTCGGCGAAGTACAAGATCTGGCTTTCCGGCATCGCCTCCTATGCCGGACGGGGGCTGGCGCTGTCAGGCGGTGTCATCCAGCCGGACCAGGTCGTCACGCAGGCAAACGGCCAGCAAGGCCCCAAGCAATCGTCCTTCTTCGTTGGGGGGACATGGAGCACGCCGTTCATTTCGCCGATCAACCGCGGCGTGTCGGGCGAATAA